From the Bos javanicus breed banteng chromosome 7, ARS-OSU_banteng_1.0, whole genome shotgun sequence genome, the window GAGCAgggatggggacactgaggcaggACCTCCAGACAAAGGTTTGTTTCCAGTCTCTCTCACTTCTTCTCTCACTTCCAGGAAAATAAGAAACCAAAACTCCAAAAATAGAGAACTTTATTATCAGGGGGAAGTGTTTGGGATGGGGGAAGAGGAATGGGGGGCCCAGCCCAGGAgtctggggtggggaagagggtaACACACAGTACACAGAGAAGGCACAAAGGGGGgcccccctccctgacagagtcCCCACCTGGTTACCCACCAGGGCCCAGGTCTCCCTGTTTCCCCTTCAGAGAAGCACCCATGGCTGGTCTCAGACAGAGATCCAGGTTTGAAGGAGACTTAAGTCTCCATTTCCCTCCACGCTTCTGCCTCCAAACCCTTCTGCTCCCCTGCCCATCAGCCCCCACCTGCAGCACCCAGCATCTGGTCCTGTCCCAGGATGTAACAAACCACAGGCCTCtcccagtggggaggggcagtgggTGGGGGGACACAGAACGCACCCTCCATTTTCACTGGGCCCAGCCCTCCAAGCCTGGGTGAGGCAGCAGGGTCATTGCCGGTCCCAGCGTTCCCTGACCTTTGGTTCCACCTCCCACCATTGCCTTGGGCTGGTGAGCAGAGCAGGTTCAAGACACCAGCTCCGTCACTCCCACACCTCGGTCCAGATGGCCCCatggtaggggtggggtgggggctggggcgtGCTGAGCCTCAAGGGCTGGCCTACCTGCTTGCTGGGGTATTTGGGGGGGTTGGTGCGGTAGCTGTAGTCGGAGTACTGCTCAGAGCCCGTGGACGTCGTGTCCCCGGTGCCCACGAATGTGTTTGCAGGCGGCAGTTCCTGCACCACCTGGTGCTTCTTGGAGGCGGAGGGCGACTGGGGCTGCAACTGGATGGAAGGCAGTGGGGAATTAGAGCGATAGTGGCGACCCAGGTCAGGGCTGCCTGGTGGGTAGTTGAGGGGCAGGTGGATGCGTGGACTGTCCCCGGGGGCGTCGCTCATCAGGTTGAACTTGAGAGACTTCTGCAGGCCAGTCTCATCCTCGTCCTCCACCGGTTTCACAGGCTTGGGAGACTTGCTCTTCTTGCCCTTGCTTTTGTTGCCCTTGGAAACTTTGCTGCTGGGCTTGGGGGCGTACAGGTCCTTGGTCTCCTTCTTGCCAGCCTGGTAGCCACTCTTGGCCTCCCGTTGCCGGCAGTAGCGCACGAGCACAGCCAGGGCGATGAGCAAGGCCACGGCCACGACACCAGCCACCACGCCAAAGAGGATGTTGCCGCGCTGCTTGGAGCGCTCATATTCTGGGTCCCCGGCGATGTCAATGTCCAGCGGTGTGTCCAAGCTGTGGCCCAGTAGGGTCTCGAGCAGCGTGCGGTTGGCCAGAGTCTCGTTGACATACAGGTGGACCAAGGCTGTGCCGTAGCGTGGGGGCTTGCCGCGGTCACTGACCTTCACGACTAAGCGGTGCAGCCCATGGTGGCGGCGCTcaatctccttctccagggtgatGGCACCAGAATGTGACCCAATCTGGAAAAGTCCATAAGGGTTGCCACCAGCGATGCTGTAGGTCAGCTCAGCATTGACACCAGAGTCAATGTCCTCAGCTGTCACCTGGCTGACCGTCTCACCCAGACGGGTCTGGGGGGTCAGCAGCCGGTGGGAGGTGTTAGAAGGGGCAGTGATAAAAGGCGCGTTGTCATTCTCATCCAGCACGTTGATGGTGACACCAACATAAGCTGAGCGAGGTGGGACACCACCGTCCACAGCTTTCAGTTGGAAGGTATAGGTGCTTTGTTGCTCCCGATCGAAGCTCAGGCTGGAGAGTATGGTGCCCGTGCCGTTCTGGATAACAAAGTCACCATTGTCCTGCTCCACCGTGAGCTGCACCCGTGCGTTCTCCCCCTTGTCCCCATCAATGACAGTCACCATGCCCACTGGACTCAGTGCCGGCATGTTCTCCATCACCGAGAAGTTGTAGCCACTCAGCATAAACTTGGGGTCGTTGTCATTGCAGTCCAGCACGTTGATGAGGACGGTGGCTGTGCCCTGGAGACTAGGGCTGCCCCGGTCAGCTGCCACCACCTTCAACTCATAGCTTTCCCTCTGTTCCCTATCCAGGGATGTCTTCACCCGGATCTCTCCAGTTTCAGGTGAGATGGTGAAGAGGCCCTTGGCAGCTGGCTCAGGCTCCAGAGAGTAAACCAGCTCAGCATTGGAGCCCGAGTCGGCGTCACTGGCAGTGACCTCGGCAACCACTTCACCCGGCTTGTTGTTTTCTGGGAAAGCGACCTCAGTGACGCTCTGGGTGAAGACAGGCGCATTGTCATTGACGTCCACCACCTGCACCTTGAGGGAATTGGTGCTGGAGAGTGGCGGGTTGCCAGAATCCACGGCCACAATCTCGATGGTGTAGTCTTTGACCTTCTCATAGTCGAGCGGGGTGGTGGTTTGCAGGAAGTACTTCTTCTTGCTGTCACTTCCCGTCTCGCTGGCCTGGCGGAGTTGGAAGGGCACATCGCCTGCTACCACACAGGTGACAGCCGCATTCTCTCCCTCGTCTCTGTCAGATACCTGCACCAGGGCCACAGCTGTCTCTTCCGCCACATCCTCTGAGATGTTGGCCATCCCGTCCTGGTGCGTCACCAGCCCTATGCCACGGATCTCGATGGTGGGTGCATTGTCGTTCATGTCCTTCACAGTCACCACCACCTGCGCTCGGGCACTCTTGGGGTTGGTGCCACGGTCCTTGGCAAGCACCGAGAAACGCAGGGTGCTCAGGTCCTCACGGTCCACGGGGCCCTGCACAGTGATAAGTCCGGTGTTCCTGTCCAGTCGTAGAAGGCGTCTCACGACTTCAGGTGCCTGGTGGAAAGTGTAGTCGATCTCTGCGTTGGCACCTTGGTCTGAGTCGTTGGCCTTCACCTACAGGGCAGGGGTAGAAACGAGGGAAACAGGGCTGGGTTAGCTTGGGGATAGCAAATTAAGGGACACCAGGGCTGCCTTTCCAGGGAGCACAGCAGACATGACTAATCTAATAAGGCAGCCTTTCCAAAAGCAGCACGTGTAAGCCCTGCCCTTTCCCAGTTCCTGACACTGTAGCTGATATTACTGATCTATTTCCCTGAAGAGCACAGATAACAGCCCACAAATCCTCGATGGTGCTGCAGGCTAACTACTAGAGATGGGACAGGGCAGAACTGAACTCTACTTATCATTTCTATACTAGTCCACCCAAACGTGGGGATGAGGATCCAGCTAGCAACCAGGGTAGCCCTTCCACCCAATTTAACTGACCTTCAACCCTTCTGAAGAGCTGGGAATGTGTGAGTAGTAGAGCTGGTGTGTATGTATGGCATATGTGTATAATAGGCATGCATGAACATACACGTGTTGTGACTATGTGAGaaggtatgtgtgtttgtgtacgtGTGTGTTTGTACATGAATGGAGACCCACATGCCCACCTGGAGGCCACAGGTGAGGGGACTGCTTTTTTTGAAAACAGCCAGATAGGGATGTGGGTCAGAGGGAGCCCGCCAAGCCAGGCCACTACCCTTGTCAAACCGGGGAAACCTGTTTCAAGTCTTTTCTCCTCCCAGGTCTGGTGCTGGCTAGGCACCAACTTGAGGAATCCGGCCGAGCCTGCGGCCAAGGAGGAGGGACTGGTGCAGGCCACAGAGCCTGCTGGCAGCAGG encodes:
- the PCDH1 gene encoding protocadherin-1 isoform X2, with translation MDCRARGRRCPESALLILEPAPMGPLRHSPGPGERRLLLPTLLLALLLLLAPSPGHATRVVYKVAEEQPPNTLIGSLAADYGFPDVGHLYKLEVGAPYLRVDGKTGDIFTTETSIDREGLRECQNQLPGEPCILEFEVSITDLVQNGSPRLLEGQIEVQDINDNTPNFASPVITLPIPENTNIGSLFSIPVASDRDAGPNGVASYELQVGPEAQELFGLQVAEDQEGKQPQLIVMGNLDRERLDSYDLTIKVQDGGNPPRASSALLRVTVLDTNDNAPKFERPSYEAELSENSPIGHSVIQVKANDSDQGANAEIDYTFHQAPEVVRRLLRLDRNTGLITVQGPVDREDLSTLRFSVLAKDRGTNPKSARAQVVVTVKDMNDNAPTIEIRGIGLVTHQDGMANISEDVAEETAVALVQVSDRDEGENAAVTCVVAGDVPFQLRQASETGSDSKKKYFLQTTTPLDYEKVKDYTIEIVAVDSGNPPLSSTNSLKVQVVDVNDNAPVFTQSVTEVAFPENNKPGEVVAEVTASDADSGSNAELVYSLEPEPAAKGLFTISPETGEIRVKTSLDREQRESYELKVVAADRGSPSLQGTATVLINVLDCNDNDPKFMLSGYNFSVMENMPALSPVGMVTVIDGDKGENARVQLTVEQDNGDFVIQNGTGTILSSLSFDREQQSTYTFQLKAVDGGVPPRSAYVGVTINVLDENDNAPFITAPSNTSHRLLTPQTRLGETVSQVTAEDIDSGVNAELTYSIAGGNPYGLFQIGSHSGAITLEKEIERRHHGLHRLVVKVSDRGKPPRYGTALVHLYVNETLANRTLLETLLGHSLDTPLDIDIAGDPEYERSKQRGNILFGVVAGVVAVALLIALAVLVRYCRQREAKSGYQAGKKETKDLYAPKPSSKVSKGNKSKGKKSKSPKPVKPVEDEDETGLQKSLKFNLMSDAPGDSPRIHLPLNYPPGSPDLGRHYRSNSPLPSIQLQPQSPSASKKHQVVQELPPANTFVGTGDTTSTGSEQYSDYSYRTNPPKYPSKQLPHRRVTFSATSQAQELQDPSQHSYYDSGLEESETPSSKSSSGPRLGPLALPEDHYERTTPDGSIGEMEHPENEPAGRSRP
- the PCDH1 gene encoding protocadherin-1 isoform X3, whose product is MDCRARGRRCPESALLILEPAPMGPLRHSPGPGERRLLLPTLLLALLLLLAPSPGHATRVVYKVAEEQPPNTLIGSLAADYGFPDVGHLYKLEVGAPYLRVDGKTGDIFTTETSIDREGLRECQNQLPGEPCILEFEVSITDLVQNGSPRLLEGQIEVQDINDNTPNFASPVITLPIPENTNIGSLFSIPVASDRDAGPNGVASYELQVGPEAQELFGLQVAEDQEGKQPQLIVMGNLDRERLDSYDLTIKVQDGGNPPRASSALLRVTVLDTNDNAPKFERPSYEAELSENSPIGHSVIQVKANDSDQGANAEIDYTFHQAPEVVRRLLRLDRNTGLITVQGPVDREDLSTLRFSVLAKDRGTNPKSARAQVVVTVKDMNDNAPTIEIRGIGLVTHQDGMANISEDVAEETAVALVQVSDRDEGENAAVTCVVAGDVPFQLRQASETGSDSKKKYFLQTTTPLDYEKVKDYTIEIVAVDSGNPPLSSTNSLKVQVVDVNDNAPVFTQSVTEVAFPENNKPGEVVAEVTASDADSGSNAELVYSLEPEPAAKGLFTISPETGEIRVKTSLDREQRESYELKVVAADRGSPSLQGTATVLINVLDCNDNDPKFMLSGYNFSVMENMPALSPVGMVTVIDGDKGENARVQLTVEQDNGDFVIQNGTGTILSSLSFDREQQSTYTFQLKAVDGGVPPRSAYVGVTINVLDENDNAPFITAPSNTSHRLLTPQTRLGETVSQVTAEDIDSGVNAELTYSIAGGNPYGLFQIGSHSGAITLEKEIERRHHGLHRLVVKVSDRGKPPRYGTALVHLYVNETLANRTLLETLLGHSLDTPLDIDIAGDPEYERSKQRGNILFGVVAGVVAVALLIALAVLVRYCRQREAKSGYQAGKKETKDLYAPKPSSKVSKGNKSKGKKSKSPKPVKPVEDEDETGLQKSLKFNLMSDAPGDSPRIHLPLNYPPGSPDLGRHYRSNSPLPSIQLQPQSPSASKKHQVVQELPPANTFVGTGDTTSTGSEQYSDYSYRTNPPKYPSKQACSMRRHGSGLLRGKCAPEPALHEVRSRRWTGG
- the PCDH1 gene encoding protocadherin-1 isoform X1, giving the protein MDCRARGRRCPESALLILEPAPMGPLRHSPGPGERRLLLPTLLLALLLLLAPSPGHATRVVYKVAEEQPPNTLIGSLAADYGFPDVGHLYKLEVGAPYLRVDGKTGDIFTTETSIDREGLRECQNQLPGEPCILEFEVSITDLVQNGSPRLLEGQIEVQDINDNTPNFASPVITLPIPENTNIGSLFSIPVASDRDAGPNGVASYELQVGPEAQELFGLQVAEDQEGKQPQLIVMGNLDRERLDSYDLTIKVQDGGNPPRASSALLRVTVLDTNDNAPKFERPSYEAELSENSPIGHSVIQVKANDSDQGANAEIDYTFHQAPEVVRRLLRLDRNTGLITVQGPVDREDLSTLRFSVLAKDRGTNPKSARAQVVVTVKDMNDNAPTIEIRGIGLVTHQDGMANISEDVAEETAVALVQVSDRDEGENAAVTCVVAGDVPFQLRQASETGSDSKKKYFLQTTTPLDYEKVKDYTIEIVAVDSGNPPLSSTNSLKVQVVDVNDNAPVFTQSVTEVAFPENNKPGEVVAEVTASDADSGSNAELVYSLEPEPAAKGLFTISPETGEIRVKTSLDREQRESYELKVVAADRGSPSLQGTATVLINVLDCNDNDPKFMLSGYNFSVMENMPALSPVGMVTVIDGDKGENARVQLTVEQDNGDFVIQNGTGTILSSLSFDREQQSTYTFQLKAVDGGVPPRSAYVGVTINVLDENDNAPFITAPSNTSHRLLTPQTRLGETVSQVTAEDIDSGVNAELTYSIAGGNPYGLFQIGSHSGAITLEKEIERRHHGLHRLVVKVSDRGKPPRYGTALVHLYVNETLANRTLLETLLGHSLDTPLDIDIAGDPEYERSKQRGNILFGVVAGVVAVALLIALAVLVRYCRQREAKSGYQAGKKETKDLYAPKPSSKVSKGNKSKGKKSKSPKPVKPVEDEDETGLQKSLKFNLMSDAPGDSPRIHLPLNYPPGSPDLGRHYRSNSPLPSIQLQPQSPSASKKHQVVQELPPANTFVGTGDTTSTGSEQYSDYSYRTNPPKYPSKQLPHRRVTFSATSQAQELQDPSQHSYYDSGLEESETPSSKSSSGPRLGPLALPEDHYERTTPDGSIGEMEHPENDLRPLPDVAMTGTCTRECSEFGHSDTCWMPGQSSPSRRTKSSALKLSTFVPYQDRGGQEPAGAGSPSPPEDRNTKTAPVRLLPSYSAFSHSSHDSCKDSATLEEIPLTQTSDFPPAATPASAQTAKREIYL